A region of the Phaseolus vulgaris cultivar G19833 chromosome 11, P. vulgaris v2.0, whole genome shotgun sequence genome:
aatgaggtatggtttcttgtccctaaaactaatgaaatgaatattattggtttgaactgggttttcaggaacaagctagatgaggatggtgtgatcacaaggaacaaagcaaggctagttgccaaaggctacaatcaagaagagggcatagattatggtgaaacctttgctcctgttgctagattggaggctgtgaggttgctgctggcttttgcgtgtatgagtggttttaaactcttccaaatggatgtcaagagtgttTTCTTGAAtagctacatcaatgaggaagtctatgtagatcaaccaccaagctttgaagatcataagtatcccaaccatgtcttcaagttgaagaaagctttgtatggactgaagcaagctccaagacagtggtatgagaggcttagcaacttcctgctatctcatggatatgaaaggggaatggtagacaagactctcttcatcaagaagtcaaatgcagaaataattcttgtgcaaatctatgttgatgatatcatctttggtgctacacaagatagtttgtgtgaagaatttatggctgcaatgaaaggtgagtttgaaatgtctatgatgggagaactgtctttctttcttggattacaggttaagcaaacaaaggatgggatcttcttaagtcaatcaaagtattggaaggagattctcaagaaatttgaaatgaagagttgcaaagaagcaagcactccaatgccatcaagctattacatggatgttgatgctgctggaaagagtgtacatcaaacaaaatacagaggattgattggctctttgctttatctaacagctagtaggtcggacatcatgtttgcagtgtgtctttgtgcaagatatcaagcaaaatctaaagagtcacacttcaaagctgcaaaaagaattctgaaatatctcaaaggaacatcatctgttggattatggtatccttctcactctcaaattcatttaattggttattcagattctgactttgcaggttgcaagctagatagaaaaagcacaagtggcacttgccaccttcttggctcaagcctaatctcatggcatagcaagaagcaagcatgtgttgctctctctactgctgaggctgaatatatTGTTGCTAGAAACTATTGTGCACAGATTctgtggctcaaacaacaacttgcaaactttggattacaaatcagcaaggttcctttgatgtgtgataacacaagtgccatcaatcttaccaaaaatcagattcagcactcaaggaccaaacatattgaaataaggcatcatttcatcagagatcatgtaaacaatggaaactgtgaagtgaaatttgtggagaccaaactgcagttagctgacatcttcacaaaaccgttaccaaaagagaggtttttcttcttaagaaatgagttaggtatccttgatcttaataatctctcctaaatctgttttgatacaTGTTAAAGTCCATTTATGAAGACAAgtagggggagaattaattggttcttgtatatctttatctgatactataaaatttgttaaaatctcttatataaaagtgttttctgctgctgctgataaaaacaactgattgtttcgtgtaaacaaccgattgtttatcatgttttatgccttgaatatataaaaatctAACCTGTtgctgtaagaagcattggatagtataaatgctatttttgcaggtactgcttcagattcaatcagatcaaacacaagcaccagcgatttgtcttcatcaaatagggggcgattgttgaaccaagtgatgttcaagctttgaagaatctaaaACCCTTtaaaggatgttgaagccttggttgtgcttgctgttgttgtgctggtttagtatagttcttgggtagtttgagtgttgtaatccacccctagatcgaatctaaagcataagcattctcaatctttgtgaaagtaaaatgttttcaaactaagttaaaacaaccgattgttttgttgaaacaaccgattgtttatacttagatgttttaagaaaagattgaaaactgtttttcaaatggttgaactcatagaaccaaaacaaccgattgatttgaggaaacaaccgattgtttgttttggaaccataacagaaaaactgttttatctttgactgcgctttaaatgatttaattgcttacgctccagtcattaaatgctttgaccaatcttttaatgcaatttaagagtttgttaagatttgataacaaacaacatctttgaataaattcagaaaaacagatttgagaattaatctttgacaagtttttttctaagagtttttgagtttttcaaagagctgagattgttGAAAGTTtttgattgatcaaagtttgtggaataggattctgcttgtattgatttcagattatcttctgtaacaagtgtaatccttatactgtgtgaaacaagttttcatttctgtgtttgctgagattggttgtgtgttcttgaggggatcaagatcaacaatcttagtgttggtgtgttggccaagaagagtgtgtgtcttgaggtgttcaaggtcactttcttggttgtggtgtaagtgatcaggttgtgattgcttagtggatttcctcagggtttctgagaagactggatgtagctctggatttggagtgaaccagtataaacatctgtgtacattttctctatccctaactctttagaattcagttttgatatttgtttactggtataaacaaccaattgtttctgcgaaacaactgattgttttccCAGTGTTGTGCTTTtggctttgtgttttgaaaaactgatttatTAATCAAGGTAtttttgaagtattttcattctaggctCAATAgattgcgaaaactctctttaaacaattcaccccctctagtttaaagccatatattctaacatatgTCTCACAACAACCTGATTTTGaggatcatcaacatcccaatCATGTTTACAAGCTGAAGAAGGATTTGTATTGGCTCAAACAAGCACCAAGACAATGGTATGAGAGACTTAGCAATTTCCTTTTGTCTCATAGCTATGAGAGAGGTAAAATTGATAAGACTTTTTTCATTAAAAGGCATGTCTACAAATAGTGCCATTTGTTAGGATATATAAGTGTTGTATGCTAAGGGTGTGCATATAGTCTAgtattattttagaatttgattttaagtttatctcaattaatttttaagataAGAATAGTCTTATATAGGTTAAGATGATGATTCATATAAGAAGTTTTAACCATTAACTTTATTTTTCCTAATTGCAAGAGATACTCTCAATGCCACCATGTATTGGAGAGCTTTAGATGGTACAATTGAAAGCCCACTTGGGTACGGGTGGTGGTCTAGTTTGGCGAATGTTAATGGATTGTTGTGTAAAAATTAAGCTGAAGAGCACAAATAGGTAGGGTAGCTGTACAAAAGGGTATAGGGTAACCCTGAGTTAATATAgcctttaataatattaacatggTTCAACAcccaaaagtaaaataaaaaataaaaaattgtgccTTTATATTCCACTTGCCATCCTAGTCATttcaaaacttaattaaaaCTTGATAGCATATGTGAACTCTCTTGTGTGTTAGACCCTTTCGGCAATTGAGATGAAATACTACCTTTGGtagagttcacttacaataacagttaccaagctagcataggtgatgtgagttgattttaggattgttcatttgtaTGGTGACACTTCacttagatttggattttaagACAATTATAGGTGATaacctaaggaaaattcccagtggacattaacttaaccaagtgattaagtagatgtgaaggttcatttccataaggcaaagagaaaacacaattgaAAGGTGATTATGATGATAATGATGGGCGGAAATTGAACAAGCAAAGCAAGAACATGATAATGGACCGAATTGTAAAACGAGGAAACAAAAGTAAGAACAAATGTATAAAAAACCGAAAAGACACAAGCATAAAAGGAATGGATTACTGGAAGAGAtgatgaaagaagaacttaGGAATGGTGAAGCTATGGTGTGTGACGCCACTTGATGGGATGGAatcaccaagataagtgagggGAGGCCACCATTTGAGAAATTCATGaacccaagataagaccaatttaGAAGGAGACAAACTCACTCACAACTCAACAAAAATTATGCAAAATTTCTTTACTATAAGTTCAACTTGTCCAATACACTAGGtaagcctcctatttatagatgaatgagccttggagaacaagctaaaggggtaagatgggaaaagggaaaaaatgggcagccttagggtttgactaagtcaatcccgcatccttggcttgtccttctagaaactaggtcaaaatgttttccaaaagggctaggaacaaagtaaaatgctacccacaccccctattatgctaaaggcacttTATTCTAGCTTATTTATACTATTTAGACCCCTCAAATGAGCCCaacttatttacaaaattttcttAACATTTAAGAAGACTGACaggaagaacttctgatattctggtttgtagcttcttcttctgttgatgctttctcgaggtttggtggggcCCGAATTTGTATATTGAGATGACTGATCTTTTTGTCAGGTGCTTGATTTGTCCTTAGTCATTCGTTGTTTGCTTTAGTTTGTATCAATAGGAATGGCTCATTTTGAGGCATTGTATGGAAGAAAGTGTAGGACACCTCTATGCTGGTTTCAAGATGGTGAgagtgtgttaattggaccaAAATTAATACAGcaaaccaatgagaaagtcaaaatgattcaAGAAAGACTCAGCAGGAAAAAATCTTATGCAGATCAAATaagaagacctttagaattATTTGTGGGTGAGCATGTCTTTTTTATAGTTACACAGTTCACTGGTGTAGGAAGAGCACTCAAATCCATGAAATTGACTCCTAGGTTCAtaggaccttatcaaattctcaggagaataggccctgtggcttatgaaattgctttgcctcctcttttagctaacattcacaatatttttcatgaatCCCAGCTAAGAAAGTACGTACATGATCTCAACCACGTTCTAGAGTTTGATTCAATCCAGGTGAAAGAAAATCTGTCATTTGAAGTGAAGCCAATCagaattttagattcacaagtgaaacaacttcgtggaagaagtaatcccatggtgaaagtattgtgggatctcATTTCTAGAGATTCCACTTGGCAAATTGAAGAGGAGATACAAGCATCATACCTTAATCTCTTTATTGGTAAGTTCATTTTAAAGGATGAAATTTTTGTAGTTAGAGATAATGTAACAGCGTAATAAAAAGTGTAGAGAAGTccccctccccccccccccccccacggtttttttcctctttcttctttctctctccttctctcccttctctcttctctcttcatttttcATTCCATACCTCATCTACTTTAAAATCTGATCGTACTATGTTTTGGCTAAGGAGTAAAGGAACATTTCTatccgatcagattttcaaatagagtaagttcatttttgctttaAAGATCCtttattctctgtttttcttagaatttagtcatcaatcttagtgTGGTTAGTTGAGAATagtaatcctctcaacttattctactatatactgaatttttgttctgtttggataacttgcattaggcccttgaatcttgaagcttatccacactaggaaaataaaattctagaggttgcttggaaagcaagcaattatgGTCAGGGagctaattttaacttttaagagCACTCTAGGCTAGAAGGTCTGGATGTGGAGGGGATGTGGtctcaatattcaatttctcttgcagggatgttgtgtgtttatatattgtgttgtttgtttatatattatttatacatgtaaaaatattagattttgatggtttagtatttaaatgttgtttttttttatgttaaatagacttttgaatgttATGGATCACATTTTGattgatattgtatgatgaaaatggtatggaattgaattcatacatctgagataatgtatggactaatgtttgttgtgtattaagtgtTGATGcttatgtggtaacagagatctccaaATTTCACTGATTAtgtaagtcacatagactaagatatcaggtggtgagaagttgatgggggagttcatgcacaccgtgacatgtGAGATGCACgccttgggttgtattgaacttaccctttGGATGAAATGTTAGTTTCTGGTAAggcttacttaatacgggtcttccgagAGGCGttatttgttgaatattctggatgtgtagattcatgtgagatctatgtgattgttttatgttgggGTTTTAAGAAGATCGAATAATTGAGAAAATgattatgtaatttggttttctctttttgatttaattgtgtatattatagaattttattttcactagcttaccctttcttttcttcttgtgtttgaactgcaataattgtactacgtacacgagcagatgatcatGCAGGTGTCGGGGTGTCTGGAGAGCTTTAGGGTGTTAATTTGAAACTTGTATTGTAAATAAATGTATTTCTATaagtcctaatcatgtattaatttttttttaaatactttaagcttatatagaaatatgtagaacatgtattgtaatagttagatgtatttttgaGATGTTACCTGaacaatataatttataatgataTCTTTATGAACAACTAtatagaatatttttaaaatattttttagccGTTTTTAAAAAACCTGTCTACAAATAGTGCCATTTATTAGGATATATAAGTGTTGTATGCAAAGGTGTGCATATAGTCTAgtattatttttgaatttgaatttaagTTTATCTCAATTGATTTTTAAGATAAGAATATTTTTCCTAGGTTAAGATTATATGATGATTCATATGAGAAGTTTTAACCATTAACATTATTTTTCCTAGTTGCAAGAGATACTCTAAATGCCACCATGCATTGGAGAGCTTTAGATGGTACAATTGAGAAGCCCACTTGGGTACGGGTGGTGGTCTAGTTTTGTTTGATGTTAATGGATTGTTGTGTAAAAATTAGGCTGAAGGGCACAACTAGGTAGGGTAGCTGTAAAAAAGGGGAGAGGGTAACCCTAAGCTAATATAgcctttaataatattaacatggTTCAACAcccaaaagtaaaaaaataaaaaaaagtttgtgcCTTTATATTCCACTTACCATCCTAGTCATTTCAAAACTCAATTAAAACTTGAAAGCACATGTGAACTCTCTTAAATGTGATAATGTCAAGGGTATAGTGTCACGATAATGACCCTAACAATTACTATATTTGTTAATCAAAATAGGAAAATTAAAATCTTTGTATGTACAATGTACTATAGACACAAAGCACCGAAAATGAGAGATCATTAGTCAAATGAAAAGTTCCATTTTGCTTTCCACTTTATATTACAAGATAAAGAGTTATATCAGTGCAAATATTTCCTCTACTTCACCATCAAACAGATTAACAAAAGGTAAAATACCTTAAATATCAGCCTTTTTCTGTTCTTTTGTGGTGAAAAAGGAACCAACAAGCCAAAGAATAGATGGTCTTAATTTCATGCAAGAGATTAGGGAGACATTTTCAAAatatgcataaaaaaatattaactaaagAAAAGCAACTAAtaggatttatatttatatttttatatatacaatgAACCTTACTTTATTTTGCTGACCATGTAGCCAACAATGATAAAGATGGGAAGCAATTATATCTGCAACAATTAACTTGATGATTTAAACTAAGCGAAGTATGATGTAAACTAAACGATGACCACTGATAGGACATGAAGTCACAGCAATAATTAGGCACTAGATGATTGATAGAAATGAAAACATGAGGGTAACTTGTATTTTGAGGCTATCTATGCATGTGTGTTTGAAAGGTGCCACTAGTTAATATAACCAAATAATATAGTTTTACTTAATCAAATTCAATGTCTAAATTTTTAGTGATTAATAACAACTAATATGCCACCCTTAATCAGATTGAACAcagtaaataatttttgttgGGTCAGAATCTTGACTTCAAACTCGTACTATAATAGTATAGTTAATGTTTTGAGGAGATCTATTGATAGATTGTTGTGAAACTATGATAAATAgttctttataaaaaatgagTTTTATATACTCtacttatttgattttttttttttttgataaaaaaaactaacatatgttatataaacttttaaaaaggaaaagcaATATTTTCGAATGCGAAATTTTCTCCTAAtgatattaacaaaattattgaaCATGagtgtaaattaaaatataattatttttgtttatacaattatattaaattaatttttagatacATATTAAGTTAAATAGTCCGAGAACGAGTATATTATTCATAATGATATTATTGTGCCATAGAATTCatgtaaaataattaaaga
Encoded here:
- the LOC137808205 gene encoding uncharacterized protein; translated protein: MAHFEALYGRKCRTPLCWFQDGESVLIGPKLIQQTNEKVKMIQERLSRKKSYADQIRRPLELFVGEHVFFIVTQFTGVGRALKSMKLTPRFIGPYQILRRIGPVAYEIALPPLLANIHNIFHESQLRKYVHDLNHVLEFDSIQVKENLSFEVKPIRILDSQVKQLRGRSNPMVKVLWDLISRDSTWQIEEEIQASYLNLFIGKFILKDEIFVVRDNVTA